From Medicago truncatula cultivar Jemalong A17 chromosome 7, MtrunA17r5.0-ANR, whole genome shotgun sequence, a single genomic window includes:
- the LOC11431898 gene encoding autophagy-related protein 18a, which translates to MATLPASPSPPWHTNPNPNNNNPNSISIPNPNFHPDQSQTLDFDSLMSPQPQSPSATTTPPLPPSLLQLSFNQDHACFAAATDNGFRIYNCDPFRELFRREFGGGGIAHVEMLFRCNILALVGGGSHPQYPPNKVMIWDDHQGTCIGELSFRAAVRGVRLRRDRIIVVVEQKIFVYNFADLKLLHQIETIANPKGLCSVSHVSESLVLACPGLHKGQIRVEHFALKKTKFISAHDSRIASFALTLDGQLIATASVKGTLIRIYDTDSGTLLQEVRRGANAAEIYSLAFSSTAQWLAVSSDKGTVHVFSLKVNSSGVPENETSQGSSSSSDAAIVPSSSSRSFIKFKGVLPKYFNSEWSVARFHLHEGTQYTVAFGVQKNTVIILGMDGSFYRCQFDAANGGEMTQLEHHNILIPETAL; encoded by the exons ATGGCCACTCTTCCTGCTTCTCCTTCACCCCCTTGGCATACTAATCCTaaccctaataataataatcccaATTCTATTTCAATTCCGAACCCTAATTTCCATCCTGATCAATCTCAAACCCTTGATTTCGATTCCCTTATGTCTCCCCAACCTCAATCCCCCTCCGCCACCACCACACCGCCGCTGCCTCCGTCGCTTCTTCAACTCTCCTTCAACCAAGACCACGCCTGCTTCGCCGCCGCCACAGACAACGGCTTCCGCATCTACAACTGCGACCCATTCCGCGAACTCTTCCGCCGCGAATTTGGCGGTGGAGGAATCGCTCACGTTGAGATGCTTTTCCGCTGCAATATCTTAGCACTTGTTGGTGGCGGCTCCCACCCTCAGTATCCTCCTAACAAAGTCATGATCTGGGATGATCATCAAGGTACTTGCATCGGTGAACTCTCCTTCCGTGCCGCTGTTCGTGGTGTTCGATTGCGTCGTGATCGGATAATTGTGGTTGTGGAACAGAagatatttgtttataatttcgCTGATCTGAAGCTGTTGCATCAGATTGAAACTATTGCTAACCCTAAGGGTTTATGTTCAGTTTCACATGTTTCTGAATCTCTTGTTCTTGCTTGTCCTGGTTTGCATAAGGGTCAGATTCGTGTGGAGCATTTTGCACTGAAAAAAACTAAGTTTATTTCTGCTCATGATTCCAGAATCGCTTCGTTTGCTCTCACGCTTGATGGACAGTTAATCGCCACTGCCAGTGTCAAGGGTACGCTCATTCGGATTTATGATACTGATAGCGGCACCCTACTTCAGGAA GTTAGAAGGGGTGCAAATGCAGCAGAGATATATAGTTTGGCGTTTTCCTCCACAGCTCAGTGGTTAGCAGTTTCAAGTGACAAGGGCACTGTTCATGTCTTTAGCCTTAAGGTTAATTCAAGCGGTGTTCCTGAGAATGAAACATCACAAGGTTCATCATCTAGTTCAGATGCTGCCATTGTCCCTTCTAGCTCATCTCGCTCCTTCATTAAATTTAAag GAGTGTTGCCCAAGTATTTCAATTCAGAGTGGTCAGTTGCTCGGTTTCACTTGCATGAGGGTACTCAGTACACAGTTGCTTTTGGTGTACAAAAGAATACAGTCATAATTCTTGGCATGGATGGAAG CTTCTATAGATGCCAATTTGATGCAGCGAATGGAGGGGAAATGACCCAGCTGGAACATCACAACATTTTAATTCCAGAAACTGCTTTATGA
- the LOC11420982 gene encoding pentatricopeptide repeat-containing protein At5g56310 yields MHFFFFISLLSKQMNGNMSCLAERVVKLLKSFCRTQIHVKQIQAQIIIHNLQSHTTIAEHLITASQSHNLLNYVSPLFTHLIPKPHVFIFNSLIRAFSHSHIPNTPLSLYSHMHKNSILPNNFTFPFLFKSLSDSHDFVQSQCVYTHVIKLGYVNDIYVNNSLLDVYASYGCLELCRQLFDEMPQRDVVSWTVMIMGYRNGGKYNDALLVFEQMQYGGVVPNRVTMVNALSACASSCAIEMGVWIDDMVRRNGWELDVILGTALIDMYVKCGRVEEGLKVFCDMKEKNVFTLNVVIKGLALAKSVEEALLWFNRMELDGVRADEVTLVTVLSACSHSGLVEKGRFIFSMLVDGKYGFLPNVKHYACMVDLLARAGQLQEAFDIIKCMPFEPTAAMWGSLLLGSKSRDDLEFSEFAATKLVELEPYNTAYYVQLSNLYAEAGRWSDVERIRGMMKERGLTKDLGCSSVEVEHQRHGSELLA; encoded by the coding sequence atgcattttttcttctttatttcattACTCTCTAAACAGATGAATGGGAACATGAGTTGTTTGGCAGAAAGAGTGGTAAAACTGCTGAAAAGTTTCTGCCGTACACAAATTCATGTAAAacaaattcaagcacaaatcataattcacaacCTTCAATCACACACAACAATCGCAGAGCACTTAATCACAGCATCTCAATCCCATAACCTTCTCAACTATGTTTCACCTCTCTTCACTCACCTCATTCCAAAACCACACGTTTTCATCTTCAACTCTCTCATCAGAGCCTTCTCTCATTCTCATATCCCCAACACCCCTCTCTCTCTATACTCCCACATGCACAAAAACTCCATTCTCCCCAATAACTTCACAttcccttttctttttaaatcacTTTCCGACTCACACGACTTTGTTCAATCACAATGTGTATACACTCATGTTATTAAACTCGGTTATGTTAATGATATTTATGTTAATAACTCTCTTCTTGATGTATATGCCTCTTATGGGTGTTTGGAACTTTGTCGCCaactgtttgatgaaatgcctcAGAGAGACGTTGTGTCGTGGACTGTAATGATAATGGGTTATCGGAACGGTGGGAAGTATAATGATGCTTTGCTTGTGTTTGAACAAATGCAGTATGGGGGTGTGGTGCCGAATAGGGTGACGATGGTGAATGCTTTGTCTGCTTGTGCTAGCTCTTGTGCTATTGAAATGGGAGTGTGGATAGATGATATGGTGAGGAGGAATGGGTGGGaattggatgtgattttggggaCGGCGTTGATTGATATGTATGTCAAGTGTGGGAGAGTGGAAGAGGGGTTGAAGGTTTTCTGTGATATGAAGGAAAAGAATGTGTTTACTTTGAATGTTGTTATTAAAGGGTTAGCTTTGGCTAAGAGTGTTGAGGAGGCTCTTTTGTGGTTTAATAGGATGGAGTTGGATGGAGTTAGAGCGGATGAAGTGACTTTGGTCACGGTTCTTTCTGCGTGTAGTCATTCGGGTTTGGTGGAAAAGGGTCGATTTATCTTTAGTATGTTGGTTGATGGAAAGTATGGATTTCTTCCTAATGTCAAACACTATGCTTGTATGGTTGATCTCTTGGCACGTGCTGGTCAATTGCAAGAGGCTTTTGACATCATCAAATGTATGCCGTTTGAGCCGACGGCAGCTATGTGGGGATCCTTATTGCTTGGTTCGAAATCTCGTGATGACTTGGAATTCAGTGAGTTTGCGGCTACAAAATTGGTTGAGTTGGAGCCATATAACACTGCCTATTATGTTCAACTGTCAAATCTGTATGCAGAGGCCGGAAGATGGAGCGATGTTGAGAGGATAAGAGGAATGATGAAAGAAAGAGGACTGACTAAGGACTTAGGATGTAGTTCTGTGGAGGTTGAGCATCAAAGGCATGGCAGTGAACTCTTGGCATAG
- the LOC11431450 gene encoding dephospho-CoA kinase isoform X4 — protein sequence MRIVGLTGGIASGKSTVSNLFKSNDIPVVDADVVAREALKKGSGGWKKVVEAFGEEILLDNGEVNRPRLGQIVFADPDKRQFLNRLLAPYISSGIFWEVVKLWSKGYKVIVLDVPLLFEAKIDKFTKPIIVVWVDPETQIQRLLARDNSSEEDGRNRVNAQMPLDVKRSKADIVIDNTGSLDDLNEQFQNVLVRVTGPLTWYEFWRSRQGVSIILASLTSGVVLCMKKRLNLCAPLN from the exons ATGCGGATCGTTGGACTGACTGGTGGAATAGCAAGTGGCAAGAGCACTGTTTCCAATTTATTCAAGTCTAATGACATCCCCGTTGTCGACGCTGATGTAGTTGCCCGT GAGGCGTTGAAAAAAGGAAGTGGTGGATGGAAAAAGGTTGTTGAAGCATTCGGGGAGGAAATTCTACTAGACAATGGTGAAGTTAACAGACCCCGACTTGGCCAAATTGTTTTTGCCGATCCTGATAAGCGTCAATTTCTCAATCG ATTGTTGGCTCCTTATATATCCTCGGGGATCTTTTGGGAAGTTGTGAAGCTGTGGTCAAAAGGTTATAAGGTCATCGTTCTCGACGTCCCTTTGTTATTTGAGGCCAAGATTGACAAGTTCACGAAGCCCATAATTGTTGTGTGGGTTGATCCTGAAACACAGATTCAGAGACTCTTGGCAAGAGACAATTCTAGTGAGGAGGATGGTCGGAACAGGGTTAATGCTCAGATGCCGCTTGATGTTAAAAGGAGTAAAGCTGATATAGTAATAGACAACACCGGTTCACTTGATGACTTGAATGAACAATTTCAGAACGTTTTGGTTCGGGTCACTGGACCTTTGACATGGTATGAGTTTTGGCGTTCTAGGCAGGGAGTCTCGATCATTCTTGCTTCACTTACCTCGGGTGTTGTTCTATGTATGAAG AAACGTTTAAATCTCTGTGCCCCACTAAATTGA
- the LOC11431450 gene encoding dephospho-CoA kinase isoform X1: MRIVGLTGGIASGKSTVSNLFKSNDIPVVDADVVAREALKKGSGGWKKVVEAFGEEILLDNGEVNRPRLGQIVFADPDKRQFLNRLLAPYISSGIFWEVVKLWSKGYKVIVLDVPLLFEAKIDKFTKPIIVVWVDPETQIQRLLARDNSSEEDGRNRVNAQMPLDVKRSKADIVIDNTGSLDDLNEQFQNVLVRVTGPLTWYEFWRSRQGVSIILASLTSGVVLCMKDLDCLHTTAHAFTQSAQRLPLDQDRQSKSITVTF; the protein is encoded by the exons ATGCGGATCGTTGGACTGACTGGTGGAATAGCAAGTGGCAAGAGCACTGTTTCCAATTTATTCAAGTCTAATGACATCCCCGTTGTCGACGCTGATGTAGTTGCCCGT GAGGCGTTGAAAAAAGGAAGTGGTGGATGGAAAAAGGTTGTTGAAGCATTCGGGGAGGAAATTCTACTAGACAATGGTGAAGTTAACAGACCCCGACTTGGCCAAATTGTTTTTGCCGATCCTGATAAGCGTCAATTTCTCAATCG ATTGTTGGCTCCTTATATATCCTCGGGGATCTTTTGGGAAGTTGTGAAGCTGTGGTCAAAAGGTTATAAGGTCATCGTTCTCGACGTCCCTTTGTTATTTGAGGCCAAGATTGACAAGTTCACGAAGCCCATAATTGTTGTGTGGGTTGATCCTGAAACACAGATTCAGAGACTCTTGGCAAGAGACAATTCTAGTGAGGAGGATGGTCGGAACAGGGTTAATGCTCAGATGCCGCTTGATGTTAAAAGGAGTAAAGCTGATATAGTAATAGACAACACCGGTTCACTTGATGACTTGAATGAACAATTTCAGAACGTTTTGGTTCGGGTCACTGGACCTTTGACATGGTATGAGTTTTGGCGTTCTAGGCAGGGAGTCTCGATCATTCTTGCTTCACTTACCTCGGGTGTTGTTCTATGTATGAAG GATTTGGATTGTTTGCATACTACAGCCCATGCATTCACACAGTCAGCACAGAGGTTGCCATTGGATCAAGATCG GCAATCCAAATCCATAACTGTAACCTTTTGA
- the LOC11431450 gene encoding dephospho-CoA kinase isoform X2, translated as MRIVGLTGGIASGKSTVSNLFKSNDIPVVDADVVAREALKKGSGGWKKVVEAFGEEILLDNGEVNRPRLGQIVFADPDKRQFLNRLLAPYISSGIFWEVVKLWSKGYKVIVLDVPLLFEAKIDKFTKPIIVVWVDPETQIQRLLARDNSSEEDGRNRVNAQMPLDVKRSKADIVIDNTGSLDDLNEQFQNVLVRVTGPLTWYEFWRSRQGVSIILASLTSGVVLCMKAIQIHNCNLLKEIWCVWANPNKEKIREEWVKIS; from the exons ATGCGGATCGTTGGACTGACTGGTGGAATAGCAAGTGGCAAGAGCACTGTTTCCAATTTATTCAAGTCTAATGACATCCCCGTTGTCGACGCTGATGTAGTTGCCCGT GAGGCGTTGAAAAAAGGAAGTGGTGGATGGAAAAAGGTTGTTGAAGCATTCGGGGAGGAAATTCTACTAGACAATGGTGAAGTTAACAGACCCCGACTTGGCCAAATTGTTTTTGCCGATCCTGATAAGCGTCAATTTCTCAATCG ATTGTTGGCTCCTTATATATCCTCGGGGATCTTTTGGGAAGTTGTGAAGCTGTGGTCAAAAGGTTATAAGGTCATCGTTCTCGACGTCCCTTTGTTATTTGAGGCCAAGATTGACAAGTTCACGAAGCCCATAATTGTTGTGTGGGTTGATCCTGAAACACAGATTCAGAGACTCTTGGCAAGAGACAATTCTAGTGAGGAGGATGGTCGGAACAGGGTTAATGCTCAGATGCCGCTTGATGTTAAAAGGAGTAAAGCTGATATAGTAATAGACAACACCGGTTCACTTGATGACTTGAATGAACAATTTCAGAACGTTTTGGTTCGGGTCACTGGACCTTTGACATGGTATGAGTTTTGGCGTTCTAGGCAGGGAGTCTCGATCATTCTTGCTTCACTTACCTCGGGTGTTGTTCTATGTATGAAG GCAATCCAAATCCATAACTGTAACCTTTTGAAGGAAATATGGTGTGTATGGGCAAATCCAAATAAGGAGAAGATAAGAGAGGAGTGGGTgaaaatatcttaa
- the LOC11431450 gene encoding dephospho-CoA kinase isoform X3 translates to MRIVGLTGGIASGKSTVSNLFKSNDIPVVDADVVAREALKKGSGGWKKVVEAFGEEILLDNGEVNRPRLGQIVFADPDKRQFLNRLLAPYISSGIFWEVVKLWSKGYKVIVLDVPLLFEAKIDKFTKPIIVVWVDPETQIQRLLARDNSSEEDGRNRVNAQMPLDVKRSKADIVIDNTGSLDDLNEQFQNVLVRVTGPLTWYEFWRSRQGVSIILASLTSGVVLCMKTWSFKSSLACRNV, encoded by the exons ATGCGGATCGTTGGACTGACTGGTGGAATAGCAAGTGGCAAGAGCACTGTTTCCAATTTATTCAAGTCTAATGACATCCCCGTTGTCGACGCTGATGTAGTTGCCCGT GAGGCGTTGAAAAAAGGAAGTGGTGGATGGAAAAAGGTTGTTGAAGCATTCGGGGAGGAAATTCTACTAGACAATGGTGAAGTTAACAGACCCCGACTTGGCCAAATTGTTTTTGCCGATCCTGATAAGCGTCAATTTCTCAATCG ATTGTTGGCTCCTTATATATCCTCGGGGATCTTTTGGGAAGTTGTGAAGCTGTGGTCAAAAGGTTATAAGGTCATCGTTCTCGACGTCCCTTTGTTATTTGAGGCCAAGATTGACAAGTTCACGAAGCCCATAATTGTTGTGTGGGTTGATCCTGAAACACAGATTCAGAGACTCTTGGCAAGAGACAATTCTAGTGAGGAGGATGGTCGGAACAGGGTTAATGCTCAGATGCCGCTTGATGTTAAAAGGAGTAAAGCTGATATAGTAATAGACAACACCGGTTCACTTGATGACTTGAATGAACAATTTCAGAACGTTTTGGTTCGGGTCACTGGACCTTTGACATGGTATGAGTTTTGGCGTTCTAGGCAGGGAGTCTCGATCATTCTTGCTTCACTTACCTCGGGTGTTGTTCTATGTATGAAG ACTTGGAGCTTTAAATCTTCATTGGCCTGCAGAAACGTTTAA
- the LOC11431450 gene encoding dephospho-CoA kinase isoform X5, with the protein MRIVGLTGGIASGKSTVSNLFKSNDIPVVDADVVAREALKKGSGGWKKVVEAFGEEILLDNGEVNRPRLGQIVFADPDKRQFLNRLLAPYISSGIFWEVVKLWSKGYKVIVLDVPLLFEAKIDKFTKPIIVVWVDPETQIQRLLARDNSSEEDGRNRVNAQMPLDVKRSKADIVIDNTGSLDDLNEQFQNVLVRVTGPLTWYEFWRSRQGVSIILASLTSGVVLCMKVFNDNSL; encoded by the exons ATGCGGATCGTTGGACTGACTGGTGGAATAGCAAGTGGCAAGAGCACTGTTTCCAATTTATTCAAGTCTAATGACATCCCCGTTGTCGACGCTGATGTAGTTGCCCGT GAGGCGTTGAAAAAAGGAAGTGGTGGATGGAAAAAGGTTGTTGAAGCATTCGGGGAGGAAATTCTACTAGACAATGGTGAAGTTAACAGACCCCGACTTGGCCAAATTGTTTTTGCCGATCCTGATAAGCGTCAATTTCTCAATCG ATTGTTGGCTCCTTATATATCCTCGGGGATCTTTTGGGAAGTTGTGAAGCTGTGGTCAAAAGGTTATAAGGTCATCGTTCTCGACGTCCCTTTGTTATTTGAGGCCAAGATTGACAAGTTCACGAAGCCCATAATTGTTGTGTGGGTTGATCCTGAAACACAGATTCAGAGACTCTTGGCAAGAGACAATTCTAGTGAGGAGGATGGTCGGAACAGGGTTAATGCTCAGATGCCGCTTGATGTTAAAAGGAGTAAAGCTGATATAGTAATAGACAACACCGGTTCACTTGATGACTTGAATGAACAATTTCAGAACGTTTTGGTTCGGGTCACTGGACCTTTGACATGGTATGAGTTTTGGCGTTCTAGGCAGGGAGTCTCGATCATTCTTGCTTCACTTACCTCGGGTGTTGTTCTATGTATGAAGGTATTTAACGACAACAGTTTATAA